In a genomic window of Alphaproteobacteria bacterium:
- a CDS encoding tripartite tricarboxylate transporter substrate binding protein, with protein sequence MKLNLKALLGTGIAALAIATAPAAIAAPDAWTSEPVRIVVTFPPGGTSDLVARLLAQHLDADFGQKAVVDNRPGAAGTVAADYVSQQAPDGTTLILANNAPYTIAPTRFKSIPYDPVKGATHVAYIGASAPGLFVQPKVGINTLDEYIAHVKKSPMTYGSSGVGSISHILGEAVDAALGVKSIHVPYKGSAPAIQDFRAGVLDTFYDMVVQNSDMIEDKEAVAIAIASPERNPELPSVPTFREQGYDIVIENWVGLSAPAGMDPAMTEAINETVLAVFANPDVKKRLIELGITHRAMSSADYTAFVTKQIEVWAPLIVSSGIVEK encoded by the coding sequence ATGAAACTCAACCTGAAAGCATTGCTCGGAACGGGTATTGCGGCACTCGCAATTGCGACGGCCCCAGCGGCCATAGCGGCCCCCGATGCCTGGACCAGCGAACCGGTTCGTATTGTCGTGACATTCCCGCCGGGTGGCACGAGCGACCTTGTCGCACGTCTTCTGGCACAGCATCTGGATGCCGACTTCGGTCAAAAGGCGGTGGTCGATAACCGACCGGGTGCTGCGGGCACGGTCGCGGCCGACTACGTCTCACAGCAGGCACCGGATGGCACGACATTGATTCTGGCGAACAACGCCCCCTACACAATCGCGCCAACCCGGTTCAAATCCATCCCCTACGACCCGGTCAAGGGCGCGACTCACGTCGCCTATATCGGCGCGTCCGCGCCGGGTTTGTTCGTGCAGCCCAAGGTCGGTATCAACACCCTCGACGAGTACATTGCGCATGTGAAGAAATCGCCGATGACCTATGGATCGAGCGGGGTCGGTTCGATCTCGCACATCCTGGGTGAAGCGGTCGATGCCGCACTGGGGGTCAAGTCGATCCACGTGCCTTACAAGGGCAGCGCACCCGCGATCCAGGATTTCCGGGCCGGAGTCCTCGATACTTTCTACGATATGGTTGTGCAGAACAGCGACATGATCGAAGACAAGGAAGCGGTGGCTATTGCTATCGCGTCGCCGGAGCGTAACCCCGAGTTGCCAAGCGTGCCGACCTTCCGCGAACAGGGCTACGACATCGTCATCGAAAACTGGGTGGGCCTCTCGGCGCCGGCTGGTATGGACCCGGCAATGACGGAGGCGATCAACGAGACCGTCCTCGCTGTCTTTGCCAATCCGGATGTCAAAAAACGCCTGATCGAACTCGGCATCACCCACCGTGCGATGTCGAGCGCGGATTACACGGCTTTCGTCACCAAGCAGATTGAAGTGTGGGCGCCCTTGATCGTTTCGTCGGGTATCGTCGAAAAATAG
- a CDS encoding caspase family protein: MQLFRTFVGASLGLFMAAAAQAAPASSALYVDVRETEDADSKVVERWKLYGASKALVIGIDDYQNGWPRLSMAVKDAEEVATALEARGFEVTLLKNLGGDALRRELRKFYALQGGDPEARLFVWFAGHGHTEDGEGYIVPADAPPPGSAEFRFSALHMGDLASLQRIAQAKHVFSIFDSCFAGTVFSQQRSAPPAAITHASTKPVRQFLTSGDADQTVSDDGTFRKLFLAALDGDEAADVNGDGYVTATEIGFHITNRLTNFTQGAQTPRSGKLRDLKYDRGDFVFLLPQQQSSAHLASIPVPATAPNPANPHGASPVTPAAVELAFWNSIKESENTGDFEAYLGTYPEGQFMLLARARIDALSRQEEEAAEAARRAAASSRAAQEIAVEQEFWNSIKNSARPEDHQSYLSAYPNGRYAALARSRADSLVARRNAEQLARERNNAQQQQAAAEASERATAERVAAERAAQKLAVEQTFWKSIENSTRPEDYRSYLSTYPDGAYAALARSRAETRDARPEPPQIARLSAPNVSVPTPGEPELSTANADDVSGILAYIDDNEREIRKALEKLIEQTRKRTIFDSTKAGCDLDIEAFRVLGRRHDGIVLELTSSQPFVSGVGNYGCSNGPRKVENFLFEWTGQTATPLAMLVE, encoded by the coding sequence ATGCAGCTATTTCGAACATTCGTAGGCGCGAGTTTGGGTCTGTTCATGGCCGCCGCCGCTCAGGCCGCACCGGCAAGTTCGGCGCTGTATGTGGACGTGCGCGAGACGGAAGATGCGGATTCGAAGGTCGTCGAACGCTGGAAGCTGTACGGTGCCAGCAAGGCGCTGGTGATCGGCATCGACGACTACCAGAACGGCTGGCCGCGGCTTTCCATGGCCGTGAAGGACGCCGAGGAAGTTGCCACGGCGCTGGAAGCGCGGGGCTTCGAGGTGACCCTCCTGAAGAACCTCGGCGGGGATGCGCTACGCCGCGAACTACGCAAATTCTATGCCCTCCAGGGCGGAGATCCGGAAGCACGGCTGTTCGTCTGGTTCGCAGGGCATGGACACACGGAAGACGGCGAAGGCTATATCGTGCCCGCCGACGCACCGCCGCCGGGATCGGCGGAGTTCCGTTTCTCGGCCCTGCATATGGGCGACCTCGCCTCACTGCAACGCATCGCCCAGGCGAAGCACGTGTTTTCTATTTTTGACAGCTGCTTTGCCGGGACAGTGTTCTCGCAACAGCGTTCCGCGCCGCCGGCGGCGATCACCCATGCCTCGACCAAGCCTGTGCGCCAGTTCCTGACCTCGGGCGACGCCGACCAGACCGTGTCGGACGACGGGACATTCCGGAAGCTGTTCCTCGCCGCGTTGGACGGCGATGAGGCCGCGGATGTCAACGGCGATGGCTATGTGACCGCGACGGAGATCGGGTTCCACATCACCAATCGCCTCACAAACTTCACACAGGGTGCGCAAACACCACGCAGCGGCAAGCTGCGGGACCTGAAATACGACCGGGGGGACTTCGTCTTCCTGCTGCCCCAGCAACAATCATCCGCACACCTGGCATCGATACCGGTTCCCGCGACCGCGCCGAATCCCGCGAACCCGCATGGGGCATCGCCGGTGACGCCGGCGGCGGTTGAACTGGCCTTCTGGAACTCGATCAAGGAAAGCGAGAATACGGGTGACTTCGAGGCCTATCTCGGGACCTATCCGGAAGGACAATTCATGCTGCTGGCGCGGGCACGAATCGATGCCCTGTCGCGGCAGGAGGAAGAGGCGGCGGAGGCCGCCAGGCGCGCAGCCGCCAGTTCACGCGCCGCCCAGGAAATAGCCGTCGAGCAGGAGTTCTGGAACTCGATAAAGAACAGCGCACGTCCCGAAGACCACCAATCGTACCTGTCCGCCTACCCCAATGGCAGATATGCGGCACTGGCACGGAGCCGAGCGGATTCCCTCGTCGCACGAAGGAATGCAGAGCAGTTGGCACGCGAGCGAAATAACGCCCAGCAACAGCAGGCAGCAGCGGAGGCATCCGAGCGCGCGACGGCTGAACGTGTGGCAGCTGAACGTGCGGCACAGAAATTGGCCGTCGAACAGACTTTCTGGAAATCCATCGAGAACAGCACGCGCCCGGAAGATTACCGGTCGTACCTATCGACCTATCCCGACGGCGCATATGCCGCGCTCGCGCGCAGCCGGGCGGAAACGCGCGACGCACGACCGGAGCCACCACAGATTGCACGGTTAAGCGCACCCAACGTTTCCGTGCCGACCCCCGGCGAACCAGAGCTTTCAACAGCCAATGCCGACGATGTGTCAGGCATCCTCGCCTACATCGACGACAACGAGCGAGAAATCAGAAAAGCTCTGGAGAAGCTTATCGAACAGACAAGGAAGAGAACGATTTTCGATTCGACGAAAGCAGGCTGCGATCTCGATATCGAAGCGTTCAGGGTCCTCGGGCGCCGCCATGACGGCATCGTGCTGGAGCTTACATCGAGCCAACCATTCGTTTCCGGCGTTGGTAACTACGGTTGCAGCAATGGCCCAAGGAAGGTCGAGAATTTCCTGTTCGAATGGACCGGACAGACCGCAACACCGTTGGCCATGCTCGTTGAGTAA
- a CDS encoding aromatic ring-hydroxylating dioxygenase subunit alpha has product MTVSITGGSAVQAILDKLPPPGDHVDGAPMLPAECYTSPEFFEFEKHEVFPRAWMCIGREEQIPEPGDYLFHQVGDEPVLVVRRVDGSIGAMSAVCQHRGQVISSESGATGRFFRCPLHFWSYDLTGRLVGAPRIEDDETIACLRNSVRLPAVRLENWHGFLFINLDPDARPLAPSLAKVEPFWTGYEAADLVAVPPKMAEEALPWNWKIHAENFTDAYHPEFVHRGTHDFAPSNHPDGGVAFTPMAAGDNAIVRTVPLLRPDGGMMEDGWGEAAEFPAIETLSAAQRSHVTFALIPPSMTLIFAPGAISYQLVAPVGVEATLASNDRVTAGGWLLPRATHEREDFAARATAVRAGAKKIWVQDIPVNLGVQAGKKSRFVPDGRYMPLETTLLQFNAWLLRSYMSARAAGP; this is encoded by the coding sequence ATGACCGTTTCGATCACAGGGGGATCGGCTGTTCAGGCCATCCTGGATAAACTACCCCCACCCGGCGATCATGTGGACGGTGCGCCGATGTTACCAGCCGAATGCTACACGTCGCCCGAATTCTTCGAATTCGAAAAGCATGAGGTGTTTCCACGCGCATGGATGTGCATCGGGCGTGAAGAGCAGATCCCGGAACCGGGAGACTATCTCTTCCATCAGGTCGGCGACGAACCTGTCCTCGTGGTGCGACGCGTGGATGGCTCGATCGGGGCGATGAGCGCCGTGTGCCAGCATCGTGGACAGGTTATTTCGAGCGAGTCCGGCGCGACGGGCCGATTCTTCCGCTGTCCCTTGCACTTCTGGAGCTACGACCTGACCGGGCGCCTTGTCGGCGCTCCCAGGATTGAAGACGATGAAACCATCGCCTGCCTGCGGAATTCTGTTCGTCTTCCCGCCGTGCGTCTTGAAAACTGGCACGGATTTCTGTTCATCAACCTCGATCCCGACGCCCGGCCCCTGGCGCCAAGCCTTGCCAAGGTCGAGCCCTTCTGGACGGGCTATGAAGCGGCCGACCTGGTCGCCGTGCCGCCGAAGATGGCGGAGGAGGCCCTGCCTTGGAACTGGAAGATACACGCAGAGAATTTCACTGACGCCTATCATCCCGAGTTCGTGCATCGCGGCACCCATGATTTCGCTCCCAGCAATCATCCCGACGGCGGTGTTGCGTTCACTCCCATGGCGGCAGGCGACAATGCGATCGTGCGGACCGTGCCGTTGTTGCGCCCCGATGGCGGCATGATGGAAGACGGATGGGGCGAAGCAGCGGAATTTCCGGCCATCGAAACCTTGTCTGCGGCGCAGCGAAGCCATGTCACCTTCGCGCTCATCCCGCCCAGCATGACCCTCATATTTGCGCCGGGAGCGATCTCGTATCAGCTTGTGGCGCCGGTTGGCGTGGAGGCGACGCTCGCGTCGAACGACCGTGTCACGGCGGGCGGATGGCTTCTGCCGCGCGCGACCCACGAGCGTGAGGACTTTGCGGCGCGCGCGACCGCGGTGCGCGCCGGCGCCAAAAAAATCTGGGTGCAGGATATCCCGGTCAATCTTGGGGTTCAGGCAGGCAAGAAATCCCGCTTTGTACCCGATGGACGGTATATGCCGTTGGAGACAACGCTCCTCCAGTTCAATGCATGGCTCTTGCGGTCATATATGAGCGCGCGCGCCGCAGGTCCTTGA
- a CDS encoding cupin domain-containing protein, protein MPIYKGDEMVPTPDSARPHIMMKQYGGELIKAGIVTYAQGEAPPPHVHPTDEQWFYLLEGRLATILGDEVEIIGPGDMVYIPRGVPHGIRLLGDECRFFTCKSPAGSGALSEDYTEIPNLDEMVQRLDEAEKNA, encoded by the coding sequence ATGCCGATCTACAAAGGCGACGAAATGGTGCCGACGCCGGACAGCGCGCGCCCGCACATCATGATGAAGCAGTATGGCGGCGAGCTGATCAAGGCCGGCATCGTGACCTACGCACAAGGCGAAGCGCCGCCACCCCATGTTCATCCGACCGACGAGCAATGGTTCTATCTGCTCGAGGGGCGCCTCGCGACGATTCTCGGCGACGAAGTCGAAATCATCGGCCCCGGCGACATGGTGTATATCCCGCGCGGCGTTCCGCACGGCATACGCCTGCTCGGAGACGAGTGCCGCTTCTTCACCTGCAAGAGCCCGGCGGGCTCGGGTGCGCTCAGCGAGGATTACACGGAGATTCCGAACCTGGATGAGATGGTGCAGCGGCTCGACGAGGCGGAAAAAAACGCCTGA
- a CDS encoding universal stress protein codes for MTNLQKLIAFVDGSVYSQSVCDHAAWVSSRTGAAVEVHHVLGRREGAPERANLSGNITLGARTSLLEELTDLDAQRAKLSQKIGRAILDDAQARLENAGVKDVAVRLRSGDIIDTVTDTEADAGLIVIGKRGEAADFAKLHLGSNLERVVRSSSKPVLVAARAFNPIKRFMIAFDGGTSGMKAVDHVSRSPLFAGLSCRLLMVGADNADNRKALDDARAMLDAGSYTVEADILPGQPETVISDAVTREGIDLLVMGAYGHSRIRNLIIGSTTTEMVRSCKIPVILYR; via the coding sequence ATGACCAACTTGCAAAAGCTCATCGCGTTCGTGGATGGTTCCGTCTATTCGCAAAGCGTGTGCGATCATGCGGCCTGGGTTTCGAGCCGCACCGGTGCTGCCGTCGAAGTCCATCATGTGCTCGGCCGCCGCGAAGGCGCCCCCGAACGCGCCAATCTGAGCGGCAACATCACGCTGGGTGCACGGACGTCATTGCTCGAAGAGCTCACCGACCTCGACGCCCAGCGCGCCAAGCTGTCCCAGAAGATCGGTCGCGCGATACTTGATGACGCCCAGGCCCGACTGGAAAACGCCGGCGTGAAGGACGTCGCGGTGCGCCTGCGCTCCGGCGACATTATCGACACCGTCACCGATACCGAGGCCGACGCCGGCCTGATCGTTATCGGCAAGCGCGGGGAAGCCGCCGACTTCGCGAAACTGCATCTCGGTTCGAACCTGGAACGGGTCGTGCGGTCCAGCAGCAAGCCGGTGCTGGTCGCCGCGCGGGCCTTCAACCCGATCAAGCGCTTCATGATCGCTTTCGACGGCGGCACCAGCGGCATGAAAGCGGTCGATCACGTGTCCCGCAGTCCTCTTTTTGCTGGACTGAGTTGCCGGTTGTTGATGGTCGGCGCGGACAACGCAGACAACCGCAAGGCGCTGGACGATGCCCGCGCCATGCTCGACGCGGGCAGCTACACCGTCGAGGCCGATATCCTGCCGGGCCAGCCCGAGACCGTGATCTCGGACGCGGTGACGCGTGAGGGCATCGACCTCCTCGTGATGGGCGCCTACGGCCATTCGCGGATTCGCAACCTGATCATCGGCTCGACCACGACCGAGATGGTCCGCAGCTGCAAGATACCGGTGATCCTGTACCGGTAG
- a CDS encoding SulP family inorganic anion transporter, with translation MISFSAYREQWFGNIRPDILAGLVVALALIPEAIAFSIIAGVDPKVGLYASFSIAVICAFTGGRPGMISAATAATAVLMVTLVKEYGLEYLLATTVLAGLIQIAAGMLKLGNVMRFVSRSVMTGFVNALAILIFMAQLPELIGVPWLTYVMVAAGLAIIYLFPYVTKAVPSPLICIFALTAVTMTFGFDVRTVGDMGELPSTLPVFLLPDIPLNLETLRIIFPVAAAVAAVGLLESLMTASIVDDLTDEPSDKNQECIGQGLANTATGFIGGMAGCAMIGQSMINVKSGGRGRLSTFTAGAVLLFLIVVLGDWVRQIPMAALVAIMIMVSIGTFSWSSIKALRTHPRSSSIVMLATVASVVFTHNLAIGVLVGVLLSGIFFTWKIAQIFRVSSTISPDGKTRTYVVEGQVFFASAGAFNTAFDFREALEQVVIDVSGAHIWDISSVAALDMVVLKFRREGAEVEIIGLNKASETIVDKLAIHDRPGALQQLMGH, from the coding sequence ATGATCTCTTTCTCCGCCTACCGAGAACAATGGTTCGGCAACATACGCCCTGACATTCTCGCCGGACTGGTCGTCGCCCTGGCCCTCATCCCCGAGGCGATCGCCTTTTCCATCATCGCCGGTGTCGACCCCAAGGTCGGGCTCTACGCATCCTTCTCCATCGCGGTGATCTGCGCGTTCACGGGCGGACGCCCGGGCATGATTTCGGCCGCGACAGCCGCCACGGCCGTCCTCATGGTGACCCTGGTCAAGGAATACGGGCTTGAGTATCTGCTCGCGACCACGGTGCTGGCGGGCCTGATCCAGATCGCCGCCGGGATGCTCAAGCTCGGCAATGTGATGCGGTTCGTATCGCGCTCGGTCATGACCGGCTTCGTCAACGCGCTGGCGATCCTGATCTTCATGGCCCAGTTGCCGGAGCTGATCGGCGTGCCCTGGCTGACCTATGTGATGGTCGCCGCCGGTCTGGCGATCATCTACCTGTTTCCCTATGTCACGAAGGCGGTCCCCTCACCGCTGATCTGCATCTTCGCGCTGACCGCGGTCACGATGACATTCGGCTTCGACGTGCGCACCGTGGGCGACATGGGCGAGCTGCCCTCGACCCTGCCAGTCTTCCTGCTGCCGGATATCCCGCTCAATCTCGAGACCCTGCGGATCATCTTCCCGGTCGCCGCCGCCGTGGCCGCCGTCGGCCTGCTCGAATCCCTGATGACCGCCTCGATCGTCGACGATCTGACCGACGAGCCCAGCGACAAGAACCAGGAATGCATCGGCCAAGGCCTCGCCAACACCGCGACCGGTTTCATCGGCGGCATGGCGGGCTGCGCCATGATCGGCCAGTCGATGATCAACGTGAAGTCGGGCGGGCGCGGGCGCCTGTCCACCTTCACCGCGGGCGCGGTGCTGCTGTTCCTGATCGTGGTGCTCGGTGACTGGGTGCGCCAGATCCCCATGGCGGCCCTCGTCGCCATCATGATCATGGTCTCGATCGGTACCTTCAGCTGGTCGTCGATCAAGGCGCTGCGCACCCATCCGCGCAGCTCGTCGATCGTCATGCTCGCCACCGTCGCCAGCGTCGTGTTCACCCACAACCTCGCCATCGGCGTGCTGGTGGGCGTGCTGCTGTCGGGCATCTTCTTCACCTGGAAGATCGCGCAGATATTCCGTGTCTCCTCCACCATCTCACCCGACGGCAAGACCCGTACCTACGTCGTGGAGGGGCAGGTCTTCTTCGCGTCCGCCGGCGCGTTCAACACCGCGTTCGATTTCCGCGAGGCGCTCGAGCAGGTGGTCATCGACGTCAGCGGAGCGCATATCTGGGATATCTCAAGCGTGGCCGCACTGGACATGGTCGTGCTCAAGTTCCGCCGCGAGGGGGCCGAGGTCGAGATCATCGGCCTGAACAAGGCCAGCGAGACCATCGTCGACAAGCTGGCCATTCACGACCGGCCCGGCGCGTTGCAGCAGTTGATGGGGCACTAG
- a CDS encoding alpha/beta hydrolase encodes MRAPRLERDGQQWIFDYLVQETGKVFHWDEDGRPLPRSVKSHAQISKHLGRIGQRLERVAAEEETAGHSATAFELYYRASSTFALAQHPVLENNDEKRYLHGRCIANYEKVIEHAPYPIERLEVPFEGDELQCNFHMLPDKPNAPLVIFIPGCDMTKENYPDPRIMQSHLRGMHMLVIDGPGQGMSNLRGIKLTPDNYERAVLAIAEHMAEREEVDAEKIVVYALSMGAHWGLEVAASGHPLIKAVAAPWTSALDKYFILDTFSPRYKQLFGYLMGASSEEELDGWVKQMTVEGREADIKCPVLMTVGEYDSRSPVELVYDFYDKINAPKELWVYEDTYHQARMFGEAQPRHDHHMMCHDWLVDALNGKYGAGHDKKMYLRTGGGGPNGLQGAGQDALHWWE; translated from the coding sequence ATGCGCGCGCCCAGACTCGAACGCGACGGTCAGCAATGGATTTTCGATTATCTCGTTCAGGAGACCGGCAAGGTCTTTCACTGGGACGAGGACGGGCGCCCGCTGCCCAGGAGCGTGAAAAGCCACGCCCAGATTTCCAAGCATCTCGGGCGCATCGGCCAGCGGCTCGAAAGGGTCGCGGCGGAGGAAGAGACCGCCGGGCATTCGGCAACGGCGTTTGAGCTTTACTATCGCGCGTCGTCCACCTTCGCGCTGGCACAGCACCCGGTGCTCGAGAACAATGATGAGAAGCGCTACCTGCACGGCCGCTGCATCGCCAACTACGAAAAGGTGATCGAGCATGCGCCATACCCGATCGAGCGCCTGGAAGTGCCGTTCGAAGGAGACGAGTTGCAGTGCAATTTTCACATGCTGCCGGACAAACCGAACGCGCCGCTGGTGATCTTCATCCCGGGCTGCGACATGACCAAGGAAAATTATCCCGATCCGCGCATCATGCAGTCTCACCTGCGCGGGATGCACATGCTGGTGATCGACGGGCCGGGGCAGGGCATGTCGAACCTGCGCGGGATCAAGCTGACGCCGGACAACTATGAGCGCGCGGTGTTGGCAATCGCCGAGCACATGGCCGAACGCGAAGAGGTCGATGCCGAGAAGATCGTTGTCTACGCGCTCTCAATGGGGGCCCATTGGGGTCTGGAGGTTGCGGCCTCGGGCCATCCGCTGATCAAGGCGGTGGCGGCCCCATGGACGTCCGCGCTCGACAAGTACTTCATCCTCGACACCTTCTCGCCGCGCTACAAGCAACTGTTCGGCTACCTGATGGGCGCCTCGAGCGAGGAAGAACTCGACGGCTGGGTCAAACAGATGACCGTTGAGGGCCGCGAGGCCGACATCAAATGTCCGGTCCTGATGACGGTCGGCGAGTATGATTCCCGCAGCCCGGTCGAGCTGGTCTACGATTTCTACGACAAGATCAACGCGCCCAAGGAATTGTGGGTCTACGAGGACACCTACCATCAGGCGCGCATGTTCGGAGAAGCGCAGCCGCGCCACGATCATCACATGATGTGTCACGACTGGCTGGTCGATGCGCTGAACGGCAAATACGGTGCAGGACACGACAAGAAGATGTATCTGCGGACCGGCGGTGGCGGCCCCAACGGCCTGCAGGGCGCGGGACAGGATGCGCTCCACTGGTGGGAGTAG
- a CDS encoding LysR family transcriptional regulator, giving the protein MSIDPKHLIQLTEILDCGSFTLAAERLNTSQPALSRMASALEVRIGAPIFASRRNPVTPTALGTELASYGRSIRAATNQISELAERVAAGEQGELRIGAPPFHSHRVASSFIASWLQRFPEIRIVLQNGYAPALLTQLVEGNLDLIMAPVDVIEGIPNLIVERLTRGENVIVGRIGHPLLDVPHITPQLLSQARWITHARDSLLNRDTRLALTAVGVDYIDLPAFESNSASAMHAVMENSDMLTVLPDLIAGNLVESGGYAILPFRLPGPYRPFGYITHEARQTPALTAFCEGLAVDIAKDYARAQQICEQALGA; this is encoded by the coding sequence ATGTCTATTGATCCCAAGCATCTCATTCAACTGACTGAAATTCTCGACTGCGGGTCCTTTACCCTGGCTGCCGAACGACTGAACACCAGCCAGCCGGCGCTCAGCCGCATGGCCAGCGCACTTGAGGTGCGAATCGGTGCACCGATCTTTGCCTCACGGCGTAATCCGGTCACGCCGACGGCCCTCGGGACGGAACTTGCCAGCTACGGACGCTCGATCCGTGCCGCGACCAATCAGATATCCGAACTGGCCGAGCGTGTGGCGGCAGGTGAACAGGGCGAACTGCGCATCGGCGCACCACCATTTCACAGCCACCGGGTGGCATCGAGCTTCATTGCATCCTGGCTGCAGCGTTTCCCCGAAATCAGGATCGTGCTGCAAAACGGGTACGCGCCCGCACTCCTGACCCAGCTGGTGGAAGGCAATCTCGACCTGATCATGGCGCCGGTCGATGTCATCGAGGGCATCCCGAACCTGATCGTCGAGCGGCTAACCCGCGGCGAGAATGTGATCGTGGGGCGGATCGGGCACCCGCTGCTCGACGTCCCGCACATCACCCCGCAATTGCTGTCACAGGCGCGCTGGATCACCCATGCCCGCGACAGCCTGCTGAACCGCGACACGCGTCTCGCCCTCACCGCCGTCGGCGTGGACTACATCGATCTGCCCGCGTTCGAAAGCAATTCGGCCAGCGCCATGCATGCGGTGATGGAAAACTCCGATATGCTCACCGTGCTGCCCGACCTGATTGCGGGGAACCTGGTGGAATCTGGCGGCTATGCGATTCTGCCGTTTCGCCTGCCTGGGCCGTACCGCCCGTTTGGCTACATCACCCACGAGGCCCGGCAGACCCCGGCACTGACGGCGTTCTGCGAAGGGCTGGCGGTCGATATCGCGAAAGACTATGCCCGGGCCCAACAAATCTGCGAGCAGGCGCTCGGTGCGTAG
- the dctP gene encoding TRAP transporter substrate-binding protein DctP — protein MRIVLNLAFASAVVAAMISLPGQAHAKTRILTNCFWAPQHYMCTKVLPTWGEWVEEATDGRVSIQIPPKSLASPPEQWGSVEKGIADAAVQFNGFVANRVTGPLVAMNPFVASADAPAMSQALWETYQKYFPDEYKGVHALSMWVITPAEVYSQNDTPINSIDDLKSRKIWALPGTVANLMKKVGVGVVAGPAVQANEVISRGVVDGHIGLSPVSIAAFQLGPYTKSMTQFKTRIYSTSFSFVINEKKWAEISPEDQAAITAVSGPKFGRMAAQFWVDGDKAALEKFRNEWNISIHDADPAFEAALTEQSKFLTAGWIKKATDKGIDGQAAYDFYVSRVNELSKL, from the coding sequence ATGCGTATTGTACTTAACCTTGCATTCGCATCCGCTGTGGTCGCCGCGATGATATCGCTGCCCGGACAAGCGCACGCGAAAACCCGTATTCTGACCAACTGCTTCTGGGCACCGCAGCACTATATGTGCACCAAGGTGCTGCCGACCTGGGGCGAATGGGTCGAGGAAGCGACGGACGGTCGCGTGTCGATACAGATTCCGCCGAAGTCCCTGGCGTCACCGCCGGAGCAGTGGGGCTCGGTCGAGAAGGGCATCGCCGATGCCGCGGTCCAGTTCAATGGCTTCGTCGCCAACCGCGTGACGGGCCCGCTGGTCGCGATGAACCCGTTCGTGGCGAGCGCCGATGCGCCGGCCATGTCGCAGGCGCTTTGGGAGACCTACCAGAAGTACTTCCCGGACGAGTATAAGGGTGTTCATGCCTTGTCGATGTGGGTGATCACGCCCGCCGAGGTCTACAGCCAGAACGACACGCCGATCAATTCGATCGACGACCTCAAGTCGCGCAAGATCTGGGCGCTGCCCGGCACGGTTGCGAACCTGATGAAGAAGGTTGGTGTCGGTGTTGTGGCCGGTCCGGCCGTGCAGGCCAACGAGGTCATCTCGCGTGGCGTGGTGGACGGTCATATCGGGCTCAGCCCGGTGTCGATCGCCGCGTTCCAGCTCGGGCCGTACACCAAGTCGATGACCCAGTTCAAAACCCGTATCTACTCGACCAGCTTCTCCTTCGTGATCAACGAGAAGAAATGGGCCGAGATTTCGCCGGAAGACCAGGCGGCCATCACGGCGGTCAGCGGTCCGAAGTTCGGTCGCATGGCGGCCCAGTTCTGGGTCGACGGTGACAAGGCGGCACTCGAAAAGTTCAGAAACGAGTGGAACATTTCGATTCATGACGCCGACCCGGCATTCGAGGCGGCGTTGACGGAGCAGTCGAAGTTTCTAACCGCGGGCTGGATCAAGAAAGCCACGGACAAGGGCATCGACGGTCAGGCTGCCTATGATTTCTACGTCAGCCGCGTCAATGAGTTATCGAAGCTCTAG
- a CDS encoding TRAP transporter small permease has translation MQSVARAVLPRILSVLEAFSATLLFIMMALTFVDVIGRYVFTAPIFGAAEMIQFLLAMTIFGGLSLINAHDSHITVELFEPWLLKRFPRLQPILVQTFSVGVMSIIAWQLTIFAIEAHEIGSFTVVLEWPLVVVAGTVAGLSVISLIVQILGLFLQGDPEWRGEHGDPL, from the coding sequence ATGCAGTCCGTCGCGCGCGCCGTGTTGCCGCGTATCCTCTCGGTTCTGGAGGCTTTTTCGGCCACCCTCTTGTTCATCATGATGGCGTTGACCTTCGTCGACGTCATCGGACGTTACGTCTTCACCGCGCCGATCTTTGGCGCGGCGGAAATGATCCAGTTTCTGCTCGCCATGACGATCTTCGGCGGGCTGAGCCTGATCAACGCCCATGACAGCCACATCACGGTCGAACTTTTCGAGCCGTGGCTGCTGAAGCGGTTTCCCCGCCTGCAACCGATTCTCGTCCAGACATTCTCCGTCGGCGTCATGTCGATCATCGCCTGGCAGCTGACGATCTTCGCCATAGAGGCCCATGAAATCGGTAGCTTCACCGTCGTGCTTGAGTGGCCGCTGGTGGTGGTCGCCGGGACGGTTGCCGGGCTCTCCGTGATCAGTCTGATCGTCCAGATACTCGGCTTGTTTCTGCAGGGCGACCCGGAGTGGCGTGGCGAGCACGGAGATCCGCTGTGA